The Hippoglossus stenolepis isolate QCI-W04-F060 chromosome 11, HSTE1.2, whole genome shotgun sequence genome includes a window with the following:
- the LOC118117314 gene encoding elongation factor 1-delta isoform X3 — protein sequence MSGLQCLASENIWFDKQRYDEAETRFYEGVNGPSTQQQRVQVKTAPQPAKGRHQKRQHRNSSSHAGADQELVSRMKSLELENQTLHKVVEHMRATMLKLESRVASLEKTPATAAVPCAKAAPVQAAPAKADNSDDEDDDIDLFGSDEEDDEEAERVKQERLDAYAAKKAKKPTLIAKSSILLDVKPWDDETDMAKLEECVRTVQIDGLLWGASKLVPVGYGIKKLQIGCVVEDDKVGTDILEEEITKFEDFVQSVDVAAFNKI from the exons ATGAGTGGACTCCAGTGCCTCGCCTCAGAGAACATCTGGTTCGACAAACAGCGCTACGATGAGGCAGAGACACGCTTCTACGAGGGAGTCAACGGGCCCTCCACACAGCAACAG CGGGTGCAGGTGAAAACGGCCCCGCAGCCGGCCAAAGGGCGCCATCAGAAACGGCAGCACAGAAAT TCATCCTCACATGCAGGAGCAGACCAGGAGCTGGTTTCACGCATGAAGAGCCTGGAGCTGGAGAACCAGACGCTgcacaaag TGGTGGAGCACATGAGAGCAACCATGCTGAAGTTAGAGTCCAGAGTAGCTTCGCTGGAAAAGACCCCTGCAACAGCAGCTGTCCCATGTGCTAAG GCTGCTCCAGTCCAGGCTGCTCCAGCCAAGGCGGACAatagtgatgatgaagatgatgacatAGACTTGTTCGgcagtgatgaggaggatgatgaggaggcaGAACGCGTCAAGCAGGAGCGCCTGGATGCCTATGCAGCCAAGAAGGCCAAGAAACCCACCCTCATTGCCAAGTCATCGATCCTGTTGGACGTCAAACCT TGGGACGATGAGACAGACATGGCGAAGCTGGAGGAGTGTGTGCGCACGGTGCAGATAGACGGGCTCCTGTGGGGAGCATCCAAACTGGTGCCGGTGGGCTACGGCATCAAGAAGCTGCAGATCGGCTGTGTGGTCGAGGACGACAAGGTTGGAACCGACATCCTCGAGGAGGAGATCACCAAGTTTGAGGACTTT gtcCAGAGTGTAGATGTAGCTGCCTTCAATAAGATCTAA
- the LOC118117314 gene encoding elongation factor 1-delta isoform X2 yields MDQSPPNSQQCRQAEAIWHNRSAYEQAESNSYRRLASNNNGPLASSPRSPSTKGHLTFRSRNTSNKQQDPVPIVKASGTPHRQSSRGRNRTSSENEQGGRGSRGPYHRKRVHSETQSRPKWDNTKMSGLQCLASENIWFDKQRYDEAETRFYEGVNGPSTQQQSSSHAGADQELVSRMKSLELENQTLHKVVEHMRATMLKLESRVASLEKTPATAAVPCAKAAPVQAAPAKADNSDDEDDDIDLFGSDEEDDEEAERVKQERLDAYAAKKAKKPTLIAKSSILLDVKPWDDETDMAKLEECVRTVQIDGLLWGASKLVPVGYGIKKLQIGCVVEDDKVGTDILEEEITKFEDFVQSVDVAAFNKI; encoded by the exons ATGGATCAGTCTCCGCCCAACAGTCAGCAGTGCAGGCAGGCAGAAGCTATTTGGCACAACCGCAGTGCCTATGAGCAGGCGGAGAGCAACTCCTATCGCCGACTGGCCTCCAATAACAACGGACCGCTGGCGTCCTCTCCACGGAGCCCAAGCACCAAAGGCCACTTGACCTTCCGCTCCAGAAACACCAGCAATAAGCAGCAGGACCCTGTCCCCATCGTGAAGGCCTCTGGTACCCCTCACCGTCAGTCCAGTAGGGGCCGCAACCGCACGTCCTCTGAGAACGAGCAGGGCGGCAGAGGAAGCAGGGGGCCTTACCACAGGAAGAGGGTCCACTCTGAGACGCAAAGCAGACCCAAATGGGACAA TACCAAGATGAGTGGACTCCAGTGCCTCGCCTCAGAGAACATCTGGTTCGACAAACAGCGCTACGATGAGGCAGAGACACGCTTCTACGAGGGAGTCAACGGGCCCTCCACACAGCAACAG TCATCCTCACATGCAGGAGCAGACCAGGAGCTGGTTTCACGCATGAAGAGCCTGGAGCTGGAGAACCAGACGCTgcacaaag TGGTGGAGCACATGAGAGCAACCATGCTGAAGTTAGAGTCCAGAGTAGCTTCGCTGGAAAAGACCCCTGCAACAGCAGCTGTCCCATGTGCTAAG GCTGCTCCAGTCCAGGCTGCTCCAGCCAAGGCGGACAatagtgatgatgaagatgatgacatAGACTTGTTCGgcagtgatgaggaggatgatgaggaggcaGAACGCGTCAAGCAGGAGCGCCTGGATGCCTATGCAGCCAAGAAGGCCAAGAAACCCACCCTCATTGCCAAGTCATCGATCCTGTTGGACGTCAAACCT TGGGACGATGAGACAGACATGGCGAAGCTGGAGGAGTGTGTGCGCACGGTGCAGATAGACGGGCTCCTGTGGGGAGCATCCAAACTGGTGCCGGTGGGCTACGGCATCAAGAAGCTGCAGATCGGCTGTGTGGTCGAGGACGACAAGGTTGGAACCGACATCCTCGAGGAGGAGATCACCAAGTTTGAGGACTTT gtcCAGAGTGTAGATGTAGCTGCCTTCAATAAGATCTAA
- the LOC118117314 gene encoding elongation factor 1-delta isoform X1: MDQSPPNSQQCRQAEAIWHNRSAYEQAESNSYRRLASNNNGPLASSPRSPSTKGHLTFRSRNTSNKQQDPVPIVKASGTPHRQSSRGRNRTSSENEQGGRGSRGPYHRKRVHSETQSRPKWDNTKMSGLQCLASENIWFDKQRYDEAETRFYEGVNGPSTQQQRVQVKTAPQPAKGRHQKRQHRNSSSHAGADQELVSRMKSLELENQTLHKVVEHMRATMLKLESRVASLEKTPATAAVPCAKAAPVQAAPAKADNSDDEDDDIDLFGSDEEDDEEAERVKQERLDAYAAKKAKKPTLIAKSSILLDVKPWDDETDMAKLEECVRTVQIDGLLWGASKLVPVGYGIKKLQIGCVVEDDKVGTDILEEEITKFEDFVQSVDVAAFNKI; the protein is encoded by the exons ATGGATCAGTCTCCGCCCAACAGTCAGCAGTGCAGGCAGGCAGAAGCTATTTGGCACAACCGCAGTGCCTATGAGCAGGCGGAGAGCAACTCCTATCGCCGACTGGCCTCCAATAACAACGGACCGCTGGCGTCCTCTCCACGGAGCCCAAGCACCAAAGGCCACTTGACCTTCCGCTCCAGAAACACCAGCAATAAGCAGCAGGACCCTGTCCCCATCGTGAAGGCCTCTGGTACCCCTCACCGTCAGTCCAGTAGGGGCCGCAACCGCACGTCCTCTGAGAACGAGCAGGGCGGCAGAGGAAGCAGGGGGCCTTACCACAGGAAGAGGGTCCACTCTGAGACGCAAAGCAGACCCAAATGGGACAA TACCAAGATGAGTGGACTCCAGTGCCTCGCCTCAGAGAACATCTGGTTCGACAAACAGCGCTACGATGAGGCAGAGACACGCTTCTACGAGGGAGTCAACGGGCCCTCCACACAGCAACAG CGGGTGCAGGTGAAAACGGCCCCGCAGCCGGCCAAAGGGCGCCATCAGAAACGGCAGCACAGAAAT TCATCCTCACATGCAGGAGCAGACCAGGAGCTGGTTTCACGCATGAAGAGCCTGGAGCTGGAGAACCAGACGCTgcacaaag TGGTGGAGCACATGAGAGCAACCATGCTGAAGTTAGAGTCCAGAGTAGCTTCGCTGGAAAAGACCCCTGCAACAGCAGCTGTCCCATGTGCTAAG GCTGCTCCAGTCCAGGCTGCTCCAGCCAAGGCGGACAatagtgatgatgaagatgatgacatAGACTTGTTCGgcagtgatgaggaggatgatgaggaggcaGAACGCGTCAAGCAGGAGCGCCTGGATGCCTATGCAGCCAAGAAGGCCAAGAAACCCACCCTCATTGCCAAGTCATCGATCCTGTTGGACGTCAAACCT TGGGACGATGAGACAGACATGGCGAAGCTGGAGGAGTGTGTGCGCACGGTGCAGATAGACGGGCTCCTGTGGGGAGCATCCAAACTGGTGCCGGTGGGCTACGGCATCAAGAAGCTGCAGATCGGCTGTGTGGTCGAGGACGACAAGGTTGGAACCGACATCCTCGAGGAGGAGATCACCAAGTTTGAGGACTTT gtcCAGAGTGTAGATGTAGCTGCCTTCAATAAGATCTAA
- the LOC118117314 gene encoding elongation factor 1-delta isoform X4, whose translation MSGLQCLASENIWFDKQRYDEAETRFYEGVNGPSTQQQSSSHAGADQELVSRMKSLELENQTLHKVVEHMRATMLKLESRVASLEKTPATAAVPCAKAAPVQAAPAKADNSDDEDDDIDLFGSDEEDDEEAERVKQERLDAYAAKKAKKPTLIAKSSILLDVKPWDDETDMAKLEECVRTVQIDGLLWGASKLVPVGYGIKKLQIGCVVEDDKVGTDILEEEITKFEDFVQSVDVAAFNKI comes from the exons ATGAGTGGACTCCAGTGCCTCGCCTCAGAGAACATCTGGTTCGACAAACAGCGCTACGATGAGGCAGAGACACGCTTCTACGAGGGAGTCAACGGGCCCTCCACACAGCAACAG TCATCCTCACATGCAGGAGCAGACCAGGAGCTGGTTTCACGCATGAAGAGCCTGGAGCTGGAGAACCAGACGCTgcacaaag TGGTGGAGCACATGAGAGCAACCATGCTGAAGTTAGAGTCCAGAGTAGCTTCGCTGGAAAAGACCCCTGCAACAGCAGCTGTCCCATGTGCTAAG GCTGCTCCAGTCCAGGCTGCTCCAGCCAAGGCGGACAatagtgatgatgaagatgatgacatAGACTTGTTCGgcagtgatgaggaggatgatgaggaggcaGAACGCGTCAAGCAGGAGCGCCTGGATGCCTATGCAGCCAAGAAGGCCAAGAAACCCACCCTCATTGCCAAGTCATCGATCCTGTTGGACGTCAAACCT TGGGACGATGAGACAGACATGGCGAAGCTGGAGGAGTGTGTGCGCACGGTGCAGATAGACGGGCTCCTGTGGGGAGCATCCAAACTGGTGCCGGTGGGCTACGGCATCAAGAAGCTGCAGATCGGCTGTGTGGTCGAGGACGACAAGGTTGGAACCGACATCCTCGAGGAGGAGATCACCAAGTTTGAGGACTTT gtcCAGAGTGTAGATGTAGCTGCCTTCAATAAGATCTAA